A genomic window from Plodia interpunctella isolate USDA-ARS_2022_Savannah chromosome 29, ilPloInte3.2, whole genome shotgun sequence includes:
- the LOC128682150 gene encoding uncharacterized protein LOC128682150 — MNLQNSVDKCYREFKTCTNTFFLFEPPQFVSYCVNMKRFLYSLVIFNVCGLKINFGEHTKLGILDYGVNWLYNSKTEKTDIRTKFLEEKSENIKSKKRITALESEASNNVEYFNSIPHHKYSKGMKKIKDIEYIENNFKTMVNMEGVKYEYKRDMHWRTWREVTYPNNSRIIVCYRCENIIHTNCEKCHGSGAWAIEDNLPCPYEIFSIISKNEVCAINYKQINRIHEKCPVIIKLSDLRDCNNPMITKYLVKRDYGTASERNRTSLCKEREYCEITTFYQISSNRTIFSVINATNHVFYSRIMKNGGNNFICVDDCGTYDSSTRKILSNEKPLIVNLLDKSGKNKREYLLKKIVHINDLIKSYKTTVKPFKVGVKVFKNPYYEMAKKRREEEDIFKTNKHGGNNYQLTTMSSCQKLQTTTVDEYELHDYLDA, encoded by the exons ATGAATTTACAAAACAGTGTTGATAAATGTTATCGCGAGTTCAAAACATGCACGAatactttctttttatttgaacCGCCCCAGTTCGTATCCTATTGTGTGAATATGAAGCGGTTTTTATATTctcttgttatatttaatgtctgtggcctaaaaataaattttggggAACATACTAAACTAGGTATTCTTGACTATGGTGTAAATTGGTTGTACAATAGCAAAACAGAAAAAacagatattagaacaaaatttttagaagaaaagagtgaaaatataaaaagcaagAAAAGGATAACGGCTCTTGAAAGTGAAGCTTCAAATaatgttgaatattttaacagtaTACCCCATCACAAATATAGCAaaggaatgaaaaaaattaaagatattgaatatatagaaaacaattttaaaactatggTGAATATGGAAGGAGTGAAATATGAGTACAAAAGAGACATGCATTGGAGGACTTGGAGAGAAGTTACGTATCCAAATAATAGCAGAATTATAGTGTGTTATAgatgtgaaaatattatacatacgaACTGTGAAAAATGTCATGGCAGCGGAGCTTgg gCAATAGAAGATAATTTACCATGCCCATATGAAATCTTCTCGATTATTAGCAAAAACGAAGTATGTGCAAtcaattacaaacaaataaatagaatacatGAAAAATGTCCAGTCATCATAAAATTATCAGATTTAAGAGATTGTAACAATCCGAtgataactaaatatttagtgAAGCGAGATTATGGAACTGCCTCTGAACGGAATCGGACAAGTTTGTGTAAAGAGCGGGAATATTGTGAAATCACAACCTTTTATCAG ATATCATCAAATCGAACAATTTTTAGCGTAATCAATGCGACAAACCACGTGTTTTATTCAAGGATAATGAAAAATGGCgggaacaattttatttgtgtagaCGATTGCGGCACTTATGATTCATCCACGAGAAAGATTTTAAGTAATGAAAAACCTCTTATTGTcaatttgttagacaaatctGGCAAAAATAAGCGGGAatatctattgaaaaaaatcgttcacataaatgatttgattaagTCATACAAAACAACAGTCAAACCATTTAAAGTTGGCGTGAAAGTATTCAAAAATCCTTATTACGAAATGGCGAAAAAGAGAAGGGAAGAAGAAGATATATttaagacaaacaaacacggAGGGAACAACTATCAATTGACCACAATGTCTAGCTGTCAAAAGTTACAAACCACTACGGTAGACGAGTATGAGTTGCATGATTACTTGGATGCTTGA